From Longimicrobium sp., one genomic window encodes:
- a CDS encoding tetratricopeptide repeat protein, which translates to MTRPLKLSDALDALPRADDLSLLRAALVGASREDGGRVWTAADAYATVGSRLADADALEAGITALAERARDRVERVMRHSVAALRAVDAGDPAAAARALIAAGEVEEEEGRLEEAESFFRRAVELGRKPRDRSGEALALRRLGRVARSRGALNDAVRFYTESFQIGSAQRDGEGAVVACLGLGNVRTDQGLWAKARGWYERGLELLGDGGSPVHRWQLYVNMAVVELRTGALDACERWLDLADEVGDDAAAVHIRNGRGRLAMARGRLEEADAEFQAALEHASSPYAQGLILINVAEVHLARGRVREAEQAARALEAVALAHSLFTLLPDVYRTLGAVARARGDEEAFIFYEQALGICRGESIPAIELATTQHEYALLDAEQGRTESAIARLQVALEIYRELGTGPETERATAELARIARTDAGPTEEG; encoded by the coding sequence GTGACGCGACCCCTGAAGCTGAGCGATGCGCTGGATGCGCTGCCACGGGCGGACGACCTGTCCCTCCTGCGGGCCGCGCTCGTGGGTGCGTCGCGCGAGGACGGCGGGCGCGTATGGACCGCCGCGGACGCGTACGCCACGGTCGGCTCGCGCCTGGCCGACGCGGATGCGCTGGAGGCCGGGATCACCGCGCTGGCGGAGCGCGCCCGCGATCGCGTGGAGCGGGTGATGCGCCACTCCGTCGCCGCCCTGCGCGCGGTGGACGCAGGGGACCCCGCCGCCGCCGCGCGGGCCCTGATCGCGGCCGGCGAGGTGGAGGAGGAGGAGGGGCGGCTGGAGGAGGCGGAGAGCTTCTTCCGGCGCGCCGTGGAGCTGGGGCGCAAGCCGCGCGACCGAAGCGGCGAAGCCCTTGCGCTGCGGCGGCTGGGGCGCGTTGCCCGCTCGCGCGGCGCGCTCAACGACGCGGTGCGCTTCTACACGGAATCCTTTCAGATCGGCTCCGCCCAGCGCGATGGCGAAGGAGCCGTGGTCGCGTGCCTGGGTCTCGGCAACGTGCGGACGGACCAGGGGCTGTGGGCGAAAGCGCGCGGCTGGTACGAGCGCGGCCTGGAGCTCCTGGGCGACGGCGGATCGCCCGTCCACCGCTGGCAGCTCTACGTCAACATGGCCGTGGTGGAGCTGCGCACCGGCGCCCTCGACGCCTGCGAGCGCTGGCTGGACCTTGCGGACGAAGTCGGCGACGATGCGGCGGCGGTGCACATCCGCAACGGGCGCGGGCGCCTGGCGATGGCGCGCGGGCGGCTGGAAGAGGCCGACGCGGAGTTCCAGGCAGCGCTGGAGCACGCATCGTCGCCGTACGCGCAGGGGCTGATCCTGATCAACGTCGCCGAAGTCCACCTCGCGCGCGGCCGGGTGCGCGAGGCGGAGCAGGCGGCGCGCGCGCTGGAGGCGGTGGCGCTCGCGCATTCGCTGTTCACCCTCCTCCCGGACGTGTACCGCACGCTGGGCGCTGTGGCACGCGCGCGTGGCGACGAGGAGGCCTTCATCTTCTACGAGCAGGCGCTGGGCATCTGCCGCGGCGAGTCGATCCCCGCCATCGAGCTGGCGACGACGCAGCACGAGTACGCGCTGCTGGACGCGGAGCAGGGGAGGACCGAGTCGGCGATCGCCCGGCTGCAGGTGGCGCTGGAGATCTATCGCGAGCTGGGAACGGGCCCGGAGACCGAACGGGCCACCGCGGAGCTGGCCCGCATCGCGCGGACTGACGCTGGACCAACCGAGGAGGGGTGA
- a CDS encoding DUF4344 domain-containing metallopeptidase, with protein sequence MPSPIPALRGLMLLSASLALGACELPAAQAPGGAASVISSLRAETPAAPATMPGKFRVVYQAVDDSTFAQWQDDFREARFLEGVAEWLNRWIALPNDVTIGFEKCGEPNAYYDPEKRAVSLCYELVDDLDAVLGGDDDHGAQAVSDALLFTALHEVGHALVDVLDIPIAGREEDAVDQLAAVMLVDGSEEGSEVAVNGASGLAIDEGELDDLAFADEHALGPQRFYNVLCLVYGQDPDGYADWVKDGTLPAERAEGCEAEYADVSRSWDRLLEAYLRP encoded by the coding sequence ATGCCTTCACCGATTCCCGCGCTGCGCGGGCTCATGCTGCTGAGCGCCTCCCTGGCGCTGGGCGCGTGCGAACTTCCCGCCGCACAGGCACCCGGCGGCGCGGCGTCCGTCATCAGCTCGCTGCGGGCCGAGACGCCCGCGGCGCCCGCGACGATGCCGGGGAAGTTCCGCGTCGTCTACCAGGCCGTGGACGACTCCACGTTCGCGCAGTGGCAGGACGACTTCCGCGAGGCGCGCTTCCTGGAAGGGGTGGCGGAGTGGCTGAACCGGTGGATCGCGCTGCCGAACGACGTCACCATCGGCTTCGAGAAGTGCGGCGAGCCCAACGCCTACTACGACCCCGAGAAGCGCGCCGTCTCGCTCTGCTACGAGCTGGTGGACGACCTGGACGCGGTGCTCGGCGGCGACGACGACCACGGGGCGCAGGCGGTGAGCGACGCGCTGCTCTTCACCGCGCTCCACGAGGTGGGGCACGCGCTGGTGGACGTGCTGGACATCCCCATCGCCGGGCGCGAAGAGGATGCGGTGGACCAGCTCGCCGCCGTGATGCTGGTGGATGGCTCGGAGGAGGGGAGCGAGGTCGCGGTCAACGGCGCCTCCGGGCTCGCGATCGACGAGGGGGAGCTGGACGACCTCGCCTTCGCGGACGAGCACGCGCTGGGGCCGCAGCGCTTCTACAACGTCCTCTGCCTGGTGTACGGCCAGGATCCTGACGGCTACGCCGACTGGGTCAAGGACGGCACCCTCCCCGCCGAGCGCGCGGAAGGCTGCGAGGCCGAGTACGCGGACGTGTCGAGGAGCTGGGATCGTTTGCTGGAGGCTTATCTACGTCCCTGA